GGCCATGAAGGTGTCGAAGTCGGTGTTGGGCGCGACGTAACCGCCGGGCGCGGTGTGGTCGCGCCAGTGGTAGATGTCGGAGTAGGAGCCGCCGGGGTAGCGCATGGCGCGCACGCCCGCGTCCTTGAGCAGGTCCGAAACCTGGGTGGTGCCCAGCTGGGCGTCCCAGATGGCGTGGTTCACGCCGAGCGCCGCGTCGCCGACGGTCTCCAGGGCGGCGCGGGTGTTGACGATGACGAGGGTCCCGGGGTCGTCCTGCGCGCGCACGGCGGGGGCGGTGAGCGGGGAGGCGATCAGCGGGGAGGCGGCCAGGGCGAGGGTCAGCAGGGCGGCCAAGCGGGGTCTCATCGGCGGTGTCCACTTCGACGACGGTGTCTGGGAGCGCTCCCAGGTTGGGGTTGGCGGGCACCGTTGTCAATCATTGGTGTGGATTACCGCGGCGCGATCGAAAGAATTCGACGCGTTCGACTGGCGCGGTGGACTTTTTGGAGTATTCGGAGGGGTGGGCGGCGGTTCCCGGGCGCGGTTCCCGGAACCCCCGGGGCGCCGCCGTGGAACCGCCGTCCTGGGGTGGCGGCTGTGGGGGCTTGAGCGCCGCAGCGGAACCGCCGTTCTGGGGGCGGCGGCTTCTGGGGGTTCGAGCGCCGCCGCCGGCACGGCCGTCCCGGGGGGCGGCGGCTGTGGGGGCTTGAGCGCCGCCGCGGAACCGTCGCCCCCGGGGTGGCGGCTCTGAGGGCTTGAGCGCCGCAGGCACGGCCGTCCCGGCGCACCCCCTAGAACCGGATCACCACCCGCCCGCGCAGCCCGCCCGCGTCCATCCTGCGATGCGCCTCGGCCGCCTCCTCCGGCGGGTACTCGCCGGCCACCCGCAACCGCAGCCGACCGTCCGCGGCCAGGTCCCGCAGCTCCTCCAACCAGTCCGTGCGGGTCAGGGCCTCACCGACCATCACCTGGTGCACGGTGATCCCGCGCTCGGTCTGCTCCGGCCGCCAACCGCGGACCACCACCATGTCGCCGCCGTCCCGGATCGCGCCGAACACGCGCTCGTGCAGCAGCGCGGTGTCGTAGAGCCCGGCGACGCCGTCGGGTGCGTGCTCGCGCACCGCGCCGACGAACCCGTCACCGCGCGGGACCACGTGGTCGGCGCCGAAACCGCGGACCAGCTCGGCGTCCTCGGCCTTGGCGTCGGCCACGACCACCAGGTCCGCCTCCTTGGCCAGCGGGATCACGTAGGACGCGAGCAGGCCCGCGCCGCCGGTCACCGCCAGCACCTCGCCCGGGCGCAGCCCGAGCAGCGACAGGCCCAACTTGGCCGTCAGCCCGTTCATCGGCAGCGTCGCGGCCTCCGCCAACGACGCGCCCACCGGGATCGGCACGGCCGAGGACTCCGGCACGACCAGCAGCTCCGCCTGCGCACCGCCCTCCGGCCGCCGGGGCGAGACCGCGGCCATGACCTCGTCGCCGACCCGCAGCCGCCGGGCGCCCGGGCCGACGGCCTCCACCACCCCCGCCGCGTCCATGCCGGGCACCCACGGCGGCGGCAGGTCGGCGCCCACCTCCCGCAGCCCGATGTCGGTCGGGTTGACCGCCGCGGCCCGCACCGCGATGCGCACCTCGCCCTCGCCCGGCTCGCGCACGTCGCGGTCGACGACGGCCAGGACCTCCGGGCCGCCCCGCTCGGTGATGCCCACTGCCCGCACCATGGTGGCTCCTCTCGCGTTCCCGGCAGGGGGATCGCCCGCCGCGGGCCGGTCAACCGCGAGGTGACCGATTCGTCGCACGAACGTGTGAGAAGTCGCGGACTGTCGCCGGTCGTCGAAAAGATTTTTCGGGGCGCACCGGGACGGCCAATCGAGATGAATGCGCCCGATTGGCTCCGAGGTGGCCGACCGAATGGTCAGAAAATTGCGAAACATTTCGTAAAAATTGACCCCGGTAATGTTCGTGAATGAACATCGGTGGCAACGCGTGAGCCCGCACCGACGCCAGGCTCCGGTCACCCGTCGGTGCGGCGTGCACATTTCCCGCATCCCGGAAAGGACCAGTCGCGTGCGAAGACTACTACCGGCTCTCCTGGCCGCGGCCGTCGTGCCGCTGGTCGTCGCGAGCGTGCTGCTCGCCGCCCGGCCGGCCTCCGCGGCCACGCTCACCCAGGTCACCAACTTCGGCACCAACCCCAGCAACCTCCGGATGTACACCTACGTGCCGGACCGGGTCGCGTCCCGCCCGGCGCTGCTGGTGGCCATGCACTACTGCACGGGCACGGCGTCGGCGATCTTCAACGGGTACGCCCGCGACTACGTCACCGCCGCCGACCAGTACGGCTACGTCATCGTGTTCCCGGAGGCCACCCGCAGCGGCCAGTGCTTCGACGTGTCGTCGCAGCAGGCGCTGACCCGGGGCGGCGGCAGCGACCCGGTGGGCATCCTCTCGATGGTCAACTGGGCCAAGCAGCGCTACAACGTCGACCCGGCCCGCGTCTTCCTCACCGGGTTCTCCTCCGGCGCCATGATGACCAACGTGCTCGCCGCGGAGTACCCGGACGTGTTCGCCGGCGCGTCGTCGTTCATGGGCGTGCCCGCGGGCTGCTTCGCCACCACCGACGGGTCGAGCTGGAACAGCCAGTGCGCCAACGGCCAGCTGATCAAGACCGCCCAGCAGTGGGGCGACCAGGCGCGGCAGATGAGCGGCGGCTACACCGGCCGGTTCCCGCGGGTCCAGCTGTGGCACGGCACCGCCGACGACACGCTGCGCTACCCGAACTTCGGCGAGGCGATCAAGCAGTGGACCAACGTCCACGGCGTCAGCCAGACCCCGGTGTCGACCGACCAGCCGCAGAGCGGCTGGACCCGCACCCGCTACGGCAGCAGCGGCGCGCAGCCGCCGGTCGAGGGGATCAGCGTCCAGGGCGCCGGCCACTCCCTCCCGCAGAACGGCATGGTGTCGTACGCCATCTCGTTCCTCGGCCTCAACACCAGCACCACCACGACGACCACAACTACGACCACGACGACCACCACCACCACGACCACAACGGACACGACGCCGACCAGCACCACCACCACGACGACCACCACGCAGCCGCCGGGCCCCGGCACCACCCTGGCCACCGCGGCGAACCGGACCGGTAGGTACTTCGGCACGGCGGTCGCGGCGAGCAGGCTGGGCGACTCGACCTACGCGGGCATCCTGAACCGCGAGTTCGACATGGTCACGGCCGAGAACGAGATGAAGATCGACGCGACCGAGCCGAACCAGAACCAGTTCAGCTACGCCAACGCGGACCGGATCGTCAACCTGGCCACCAGCCAGGGCAAGCGGGTGCGCGGGCACACGCTGGCGTGGCACTCGCAGCAGCCGCCGTGGATGCAGAACATGAGCGGCACGGCGCTGCGCCAGGCGATGGTCAACCACGTCACCCAGGTCGCCACGTACTACCGGGGCAAGGTCTACGCCTGGGACGTGGTCAACGAGGCGTTCGCCGACGGCAGCGGCGGTGGCCGGCGTGACTCGAACCTCCAGCGCACCGGTGACGACTGGATCGAGGTCGCCTTCCGGGCGGCGCGGGCGGCCGACCCGAACGCCAAGCTCTGCTACAACGACTACAACACCGACGACTGGTCGCAAGCCAAGACCCAGGGCGTCTACCGGATGGTCCAGGACTTCAAGCAGCGCGGCGTGCCCATCGACTGCGTCGGCTTCCAGTCCCACTTCAACCCGCAGTCCCCGGTGCCGTCGAACTACCAGACGACCCTGCAGAACTTCGCCGACCTCGGCGTGGACGTGCAGATCACCGAGCTGGACATCGAGGGCTCCGGCACCGCGCAGGCGCAGAACTACGAGCGCGTGGTCAAGGCGTGCCTGGCGGTGGCCCGCTGCACCGGCATCACCGTGTGGGGCATCCGCGACAGCGACTCGTGGCGCTCCTCGGGCACCCCGCTGCTGTTCGACGGCTCGGGCAACAAGAAGGCCGCCTACACCGCGGTCCTCAACGCCCTCAACGGTGACTCGCAGACCACCACCCCGACCACGCCCACGACCCCGACGACGGGTCCGGCCGGCTGCACCGCGTCGGCCTCGGTGAACTCCTGGGCCGAAGGCTTCGTCGCCACCATCCGGGTCACCGCCGGCTCCACCCCCCTCAACGGCTGGACCGTCACCCTCACCCTGCCCTCCGGCTCCACCGTCACCGGCTCCTGGAACGCCAACCGCAGCGGCAACACCGGCACCATCCAGTGGACCAACGTCAGCTACAACGGCAACGTCGCAGCCGGCCAGTCCACCGAGTTCGGCTTCCAGGGCACCGGCGTCGGCACCGGCCTCTCCCCGACCTGCTCCGCCCGATAACCCACCCCGCCACCACGCGGCCCGTGGTGCGGCACCCGCCGCACCACGGGCCGTTCTTTCGCTCGATGGGGTGACGGCACGCGCTCGCCGCGCGGGAAGCCCGGTTTGGCGCCCCCGGCTCGTGGCACCCCGTCCGGAGCACCGAGCGGGAACGGGAGGAGTGGAATGGGCGAGGGCGGCTGGGCGTTCGACGGCGAGCCCGTCGCGCTGTCCCCGAGCACGGTGACGCTCGTGCACGGGACCTCGTTCTGCGTCTGCGGCAGCGGCGGCGACATCGAGGGCGCCGCCGCGCAGGGCGCGTTCTTCCAGGACACCCGCATCCTGTCCGGCTGGCGGCTGCGCGTCGACGGCAGCCCGGTCGAGCACATCGCGACCACCACCCCGGACCCGTTCCGGGCCAGGTTCGTCGGTCGCGGGCGGTCCCGGGTGCCGCAGACCGAGAGCACCCTGTTCGTGCGCCGCGAGCGGTACGTCGGCGCGGGCATGCGCGAGGACGTCGTGCTGCGCAACTACGGCCGGGAGACCGTCGCGCACGAGCTGACGATCCACGTGGAGGCCGACTTCGCCGACCTGTTCGAGGTCAAGGAGAGCCGCGTCCGCCCGCGCGGCGAGCACGTCTCCGAGGTCGCCGAGGACGGGTTGCGCCTGACCCGGCGACTGCCCGGCAGCAGCCGCGGCACGCGGGTGTGGGCCGCGGACGCGGAGTGCTCGCCCGCCACGCTGACCTTCCGCGCGGTGATCCCGCCGAAGGGCGAGTGGAGCACGTGCGTGACCGTGCAGCCGGTCGTGGACGGCGAGGCCGTGGAGACGCTGTTCCCGGCCGGGCGCCCGATCGAGCAGTCCGTGCCCGCGCGGCGCGAGCAGCAGTGGCGCCAGGCCGTGCCGGTGCTGCGCCGCTCGGGCAACCGGGCGCTGGCCGCCACCCTGCTGCGCAGCAGGCAGGACCTGGGCGCGTTGCGCATCTTCGACCCGGAGCGCCCGGAGGACACCGCGATCGCGGCGGGCGCGCCGTGGTTCATGACGCTGTTCGGCCGCGACTCGATCCTGGCCTCCTACCTGAGCCTGGCCATCGACCCGGGCCTGGCGCTGGGCACCGTGCGGACCCTGGCCCACCACCAGGGCACCAGGGTGGACCCGGGCAGCGAGGAGGAGCCGGGCCGCATCCTGCACGAGATGCGCTTCGGCGCGGACGCCTCGCTGGCCCTGGGCGGCGGCAACGTCTACTACGGCACCGCGGACGCCACGCCCCTGTTCGTCGTGCTGGTGGGCGAGCTGTCGCGGTGGGGCATCGGGCGCGACCGGGTCGAGGCGGTCCTGCCGCACGTCGACCGCGCGCTGGAGTGGGTCGAGCGGTACGGCGACCGGGACGGCGACGGGTTCGTCGAGTACGCCCGGGCCACCGACCGCGGCCTGGTCAACCAGGGCTGGAAGGACTCCTGGGACGGGGTCAACTTCGCCGACGGCCGCATCGCCCGGGCGCCCATCGCGCTGTGCGAGGTGCAGGGCTACGCCTACTCCGCCTACCTGGCGCGGGCGTGCCTGTGCGAGGACTTCGGCGACCCGGGGGGCGCCCGGCACTGGCGGGAGCGCGCCGCGCGGTTGAAGGAGCGGTTCAACGAGCGCTTCTGGCTGCCCGACCTGGGCCGCTACGCGGTGGCGCTGGACGCGGACAAGCAGCCGGTGGACGCGCTCGCCTCCAACGTCGGCCACTGCCTGTGGACCGGCATCGTGGACGACGACAAGGCCGCGCTGGTCGCCGACGACCTGCTCTCGCCGCGGATGTTCACCGGCTGGGGCGTGCGCACGCTGGCCACCGACATGGGCGCCTACAACCCCATGAGCTACCACAACGGTTCGGTGTGGCCGCACGACAGCGCGCTGGTCGCGACCGGGCTCATGCGCTACGGGTTCGTCGAGCACGCGCAGCGGGTGGCCACCGCCGTGCTGGACGCGGCCGAGGCGTTCGGCGGGCGGCTGCCCGAGCTGCTGTGCGGTTTCGACCGCGCCGACCACCCGGAGCCCGTCCCGTACCCGACGTCGTGCTCACCGCAGGCGTGGGCCTCGGCCACGCCGATCCACCTGCTGCGGGTGCTGCTGCGCGTGGAGCCCTCCGTGCCGCACCGCAAGGTGTGGCTGGCGCCCGTCCTGCCGGGGGCGTTCACGCCGCTGGCGCTCGACGGCATCCCGCTGGCCGGCGCCCGCGTCTCCCTGGAGGTCGACCGCGACGGCGTCCGGGTCATCGGCCTGCCCGACGACGTCGAGCCCGTCCACGACGTCGTCCGCCGCCACCCCGGCGCGGTGCGGGGCGTCGGGTGAGCGGCCTGCGCATCGCCATGGTCGCCCCGCCGTGGTTCGAGCTGCCGCCCAACGCCTACGGGGGCATCGAGACGGTGTGCGCCGACCTGGTCGACCGGCTGACGGCCTCCGGCAACGAGGTGGTCCTCGTCGGCGTGGGGCGCAACGGCACGGCCGCCGCCGGGTTCGTCGCCACGTCGGCCGTGCCGCAGGCCGAGCGCATGGGCCAGAACCTGCCGGAGGTGGTGCACGCCGCGGTGCTGCCGGACCTGCTGGCCGACCTGGACGTGGACGTGGTGCACGACCACAGCCTGGCCGGCCCCCTGCTGGCGCGCGGCCGCCCGGAACCGACCGTGGTGACCGCGCACCACCCGGTCGTCGGGGAGATGGGCCGCTACTACCGGGGTCTGGGGGACAGCGTGCGCCTGGTGGCCATCTCCCACGCGCAGCGCGTGGCGGCGGCCGACCTCGACTGGACGGGCACGGTCCACAACGCCGTGCCCGTCCGGGACTTCCCCTTCCGGCGGGACAAGGAGGACTTCGCGCTGTTCCTGGGCCGGGTCACGCCGGAGAAGGGCATCGCGGAGGCGATCGCCGCCGCCCGCGACGCGGGGGTGTGCCTGCGCGTCGCCGCCAAGTGCCGCGAGCCCGAGGAGCACGAGTACTTCCGCGAGGTGGTCGAACCGCTGCTCGGCGGCGACGTCGAGTGGCTGGGCGAGGTCGACCGGCCGGGCAAGCTGGCGCTGCTCGGCGCCGCGCGCTGCCTGCTGTTCCCCGTCCAGTGGGACGAGCCGTTCGGGATGGTGATGGTGGAGGCGATGGCGTGCGGCACCCCGGTGGTGGCGCTGCGGCGCGGGTCCGTGTCGGAGGTGGTGGCGCACGGCGAGACCGGGTTCGCGTGCGAGGACCACGACGAGCTGGTCGCCGCGCTGCGCCGGGTCGGGGAGCTGTCGCCCGACCGCTGCCGCGCCGAGGTGGAGCGGCGCTTCGACGTACCCCTGATGGCGTGGCGCTACGAGCAGGTGTACCGGTCCGCGCTGGACGCGCGGACCTGGACGGGGCGGGCGGGGTGACCGGACCGGGAACCGGGATCGGCGCGGGCGGGCACCGGGGCTGGTGAGCCCGGGGCCGGCGCGCCTGCGCGCTGTTCGGGCGCAGCGTCGAGTGGGGCGCCGAGATCACCGGCGAGGAGCCCGGCGTGCGGATCGGCCGACGCTCGACCGGGGACGCGGACGTGCCCAACGCCGGCGAGGTGCGGTTCGTGCCCGCCCCGTACTTCGGCGAGGGACCGCACCAGCGGCTTGACGACGACCTACGACCGAACCGGTCGCTGACGCTGCGGAACGGGCGCGTGGTGGCCGGTCCGGATCGGCCACCACGCGGGTCCTGCTCCGGAACGCGCTCGGGCGCCCCGTCCACTTCGGACGGTTCGTCCGAGCGCGTTCCGGGTGCCCACCAGCACCACCGCCACCACACCCGGCCCGGCACGTACTTGCCCGGCATCCCGAGGAAGTGGACGCGCGCGGCCACGACCGGGCGCAGCGGGTGGCCCAGGTCGGCCAGGACGCCGCGCCACGACAGCACCGTGCACCGTCCTACCCCGACTGTCGGTCCCGCGGGGGATGCCGACGAGCGCTGTCAAGACTTGCTGAAACTTGTTGCAAGCTCTTTCATGTGTCCTGACCTGCGACATCGGCTCGGTGGAGGGATCGGAATGGCTCGGGAGTGGTGGCAGGACGCGGTCGTGCAGCGCGTCCGCGGGCCCGTGGACGCCGACGACGCCTCGCTGCGGCGGCTGGCGGGCTGCGGTGTCGACGCGGTGTCGATCCCGGCCTGCGGTACCTCGCCGGAGGCCGTCGCCGCCGTGGCGCGCCGGGCGCACGCGCTCGGCCTGAAGGTGCTCGTGGACACCGACCACCCCGGTGACCTGCGCCTGCTCGCGCTCCCGGGCGGCAAGGGGGCCGTGGCGGAGACCTGGTTCGCCCGGGGCGTGGACGGTGTCCGCGACCGGCGCCGACCGCCGGAGGCGGCCCGAACGCGGTGGGCGGCACCGGTGGGCGGCGCGCTGCCGTCCCCTTCGGGGCACCGCGGTCGGCTGGTGGAAACGAGTTTGGTCCGGTACTCGGCGGGGACGGGGGCGCGTCCGGCCGTCGAGGTGGAATTGGCGGTGGACCTGCCCGCCGCCGCGGTGCGCGAACTCGTCGAGGGGGCGGCGGGCGGCGCGGCCACCACGTGGGTGCTGCCCCCGGTCGGCGGTGGCGCGGTCGGTCGGCGGCGGGCCGCCGCGGCGGCCGTGCTCGCGCTGGCGCTGCCCGGTGCCGTCGAACTTCCCGCGGGCGTCGAGCCCGGCGCGGCGCACCGCGCGGCCCTGCGCGCCCGGCGGGGGCTCGGCGCGGCGCCGGAGTGGTGCCCCGCGCCGCCGGGTGTCCTGACGTTCGTCCGCCGCGACCCGGTCGGCGGGCGCGGGGTGGGGTGCGCGGTCAACCGGGGCGCGGAGGTCGTGCGGCTGCCCGACCCGGGGCGGGTGCTGGTGGCTTCCTCCTACTACGGCCTGCGTGACGGGGTGCTGCTGCTGCCGCCGGACACCGTGGTGTGGTGGCGGCTCTGAGTGCTGTGCGGGTGGTCGATCAGGACCGATCGAGGTCCTGTGTGGATCGTGCCGTGCCCGGTCGTCGGCTTGTGAGGCCCGACTACTCCCTGTGCCCTGGAGTCGCCCAAAGTTATGGGCAACCCGCCCCGGACGGCCGGCGTATAGGGGGGCACTGGTGGAGGGAGGTGTCGGGTGCACGATCGGGACGCGGAGTTCCGGGCGTACTTCGAGGCGCGGGCGGCCGTCGTCAGGCGGACCGCCTTCCTGCTGTGCGGTGATTGGCACCGGGCCGAGGACCTGGCGCAGACGGCGCTGGCCAAGGTGTACGCGCACTGGGGGCGGTTGGACCGGGACGGTCGGGTGGACGCGTACGTGCGCAAGGTGCTCGTGCGCGCCGTGATCGACGACGCCCGGCGGCGCGGGAGGCGGCCCGAGACCGTCGTGGACGCGGTGCCCGAGGTCGCCCAGGCCGCCACGGGCGTCGAGGAGGCCATGGACGTGCGGCGGGCGCTGGCCGACCTGCCGCCCCGGCAGCGGGCCGCGGTCGTGCTCCGGTACTGGGAGGACCTGCCGGTCGCGGAGACGGCGGCCGCGCTGGGGTGCAGCGAGGGAACGGTGAAGAGCCAGGTGGCCAAGGGGCTGGGCAGCCTCCGGCGCGCGTTGGCGCCGAAGCGGACCGTGCTGCGGGAGGGGTCGTGAGCGACGAGGTGCGGGACATGATCCGGACGGCGCTGGCGGACGAGCCCGCGCTCGGGTTGTCGTTCGAGCAGGTCGTGACCGACGGGCGCAGGCGCCGGGCGCGGCGGCGGGCGGGCGCGTTCGCCGGTGCGGCGGCCGGCGTGACCGCGGTCGTCGCCGCGGCCGTGGTGACCGGCGCGGTGACCGGCGGGAGGAACGGGTCCGAGCCCGCCGCGTCGGTGTCGTCGGCGACGCCGGTGCAGGTCACGACCTCGTCGGCCGTGCCGCAGGCGCAGGGGTGCGCGGCGGGCGTGATGACGGGCGGGTTCCCCGACCTGCCCGACGGCGAGGCGAGCGCGGAGGAGCTGGCCGAGTCGGCGCGGCTCACCGAGGCGTTCGGGCAGGTCGCCCTGCCGCTGCCGGAGGGCGTGACCGCGACCCCGCTGCGGCTGTGCGCGCTGGACGAGAGCTGGGGCGGCACCTTCACCCTCACCGGGCAGCGCGTCGTCTTCGTGTACGTCCGGGCGCGCGGCGGCCAGCCGCCGGGGGAGTGCGTGATCCACGCGCCCACCGCGCGGTGCTCGGTCCGGACCCTGCCGGACGGGTCGGTGGCGCGGATCACCGCGGAGAACGGGCCGACGGTGCTGGTCAGCGCCGACGTGTGGCGTGCCGACGGCACGTACGCGAGCGTGATGGAGACCGGTGGCGACAACTCGACCAACCGCGTCCTCGACGACGACGGGCTCGTCGCCATCGCCACCGCACCGCAGCTGCGGGTCCACCGGCCCGGCCCGCAACGGCCCGCGGCGCCGTCGGACCGGCGGGCCGCCGAGCTGGACGCCGTCGTGGCGGGTGCGCTGCCCGCGGGCCTGCGGGTGGAGCCGGCGCCCGGTGCCCCGGCCGACCGGGCGTGGAGGTTCCGGGTGGCCCAGGGCGGTTACCGGGCCGTGGCGACCCTGGCCGACGACACCGGCCGCGGGTGGGTGATGGTGAACCTCGGCGCGCCCGGCGAGGGCTCGGTGACGTGCGGCGGCCAACCCGGTTGCGAGCTGGTCACCCTGTCCGACGGGCGGGCGGCGGCGGTGACCACCCGCACCGAGGGCGGTCGGACGGTCGTGGTGCTGGGCACGCGGGCCGCGGACGGCACGCAGGTCGAGGTCCACACCTCCAACTCCGCCGAGGAGGGCGGCGCGGGAGGCGCCCCGACCCGGCCGGCGCCCCCGCTGGCGGTGGCGGACCTGGTGCGGATCGCGGAGCTGCCGGACCTGCACTGGTGAGCCGACCCGGGGGGTGCCGCGGGGCCCGGTGGACTCCACCGGGCCCCGCGGCGCGGGTCAGCTCCGCGGGCGGTCCAAACCGGTGAGCCGGACCACGGCGGCGAAGCCGTCCTCGGTGCCCGGCCAGTGCGCCCGCACGGCGTCGAGGCCGGCGCGGCGCACCACGGACCGGAGCACGGCCGTGACGATGATGGCGTCGTCGGCGTAGCCCAGGACCGGGATGAAGTCCGGGATCAGGTCGACGGGGAGGGCCAGGTAGGCCAACAGGAGGCCCAGGCGGACGCGGACGCCGCG
This portion of the Saccharothrix syringae genome encodes:
- a CDS encoding amylo-alpha-1,6-glucosidase, giving the protein MGEGGWAFDGEPVALSPSTVTLVHGTSFCVCGSGGDIEGAAAQGAFFQDTRILSGWRLRVDGSPVEHIATTTPDPFRARFVGRGRSRVPQTESTLFVRRERYVGAGMREDVVLRNYGRETVAHELTIHVEADFADLFEVKESRVRPRGEHVSEVAEDGLRLTRRLPGSSRGTRVWAADAECSPATLTFRAVIPPKGEWSTCVTVQPVVDGEAVETLFPAGRPIEQSVPARREQQWRQAVPVLRRSGNRALAATLLRSRQDLGALRIFDPERPEDTAIAAGAPWFMTLFGRDSILASYLSLAIDPGLALGTVRTLAHHQGTRVDPGSEEEPGRILHEMRFGADASLALGGGNVYYGTADATPLFVVLVGELSRWGIGRDRVEAVLPHVDRALEWVERYGDRDGDGFVEYARATDRGLVNQGWKDSWDGVNFADGRIARAPIALCEVQGYAYSAYLARACLCEDFGDPGGARHWRERAARLKERFNERFWLPDLGRYAVALDADKQPVDALASNVGHCLWTGIVDDDKAALVADDLLSPRMFTGWGVRTLATDMGAYNPMSYHNGSVWPHDSALVATGLMRYGFVEHAQRVATAVLDAAEAFGGRLPELLCGFDRADHPEPVPYPTSCSPQAWASATPIHLLRVLLRVEPSVPHRKVWLAPVLPGAFTPLALDGIPLAGARVSLEVDRDGVRVIGLPDDVEPVHDVVRRHPGAVRGVG
- a CDS encoding glycosyltransferase family 4 protein, which produces MSGLRIAMVAPPWFELPPNAYGGIETVCADLVDRLTASGNEVVLVGVGRNGTAAAGFVATSAVPQAERMGQNLPEVVHAAVLPDLLADLDVDVVHDHSLAGPLLARGRPEPTVVTAHHPVVGEMGRYYRGLGDSVRLVAISHAQRVAAADLDWTGTVHNAVPVRDFPFRRDKEDFALFLGRVTPEKGIAEAIAAARDAGVCLRVAAKCREPEEHEYFREVVEPLLGGDVEWLGEVDRPGKLALLGAARCLLFPVQWDEPFGMVMVEAMACGTPVVALRRGSVSEVVAHGETGFACEDHDELVAALRRVGELSPDRCRAEVERRFDVPLMAWRYEQVYRSALDARTWTGRAG
- a CDS encoding extracellular catalytic domain type 1 short-chain-length polyhydroxyalkanoate depolymerase, yielding MPLVVASVLLAARPASAATLTQVTNFGTNPSNLRMYTYVPDRVASRPALLVAMHYCTGTASAIFNGYARDYVTAADQYGYVIVFPEATRSGQCFDVSSQQALTRGGGSDPVGILSMVNWAKQRYNVDPARVFLTGFSSGAMMTNVLAAEYPDVFAGASSFMGVPAGCFATTDGSSWNSQCANGQLIKTAQQWGDQARQMSGGYTGRFPRVQLWHGTADDTLRYPNFGEAIKQWTNVHGVSQTPVSTDQPQSGWTRTRYGSSGAQPPVEGISVQGAGHSLPQNGMVSYAISFLGLNTSTTTTTTTTTTTTTTTTTTTDTTPTSTTTTTTTTQPPGPGTTLATAANRTGRYFGTAVAASRLGDSTYAGILNREFDMVTAENEMKIDATEPNQNQFSYANADRIVNLATSQGKRVRGHTLAWHSQQPPWMQNMSGTALRQAMVNHVTQVATYYRGKVYAWDVVNEAFADGSGGGRRDSNLQRTGDDWIEVAFRAARAADPNAKLCYNDYNTDDWSQAKTQGVYRMVQDFKQRGVPIDCVGFQSHFNPQSPVPSNYQTTLQNFADLGVDVQITELDIEGSGTAQAQNYERVVKACLAVARCTGITVWGIRDSDSWRSSGTPLLFDGSGNKKAAYTAVLNALNGDSQTTTPTTPTTPTTGPAGCTASASVNSWAEGFVATIRVTAGSTPLNGWTVTLTLPSGSTVTGSWNANRSGNTGTIQWTNVSYNGNVAAGQSTEFGFQGTGVGTGLSPTCSAR
- a CDS encoding SigE family RNA polymerase sigma factor, whose amino-acid sequence is MHDRDAEFRAYFEARAAVVRRTAFLLCGDWHRAEDLAQTALAKVYAHWGRLDRDGRVDAYVRKVLVRAVIDDARRRGRRPETVVDAVPEVAQAATGVEEAMDVRRALADLPPRQRAAVVLRYWEDLPVAETAAALGCSEGTVKSQVAKGLGSLRRALAPKRTVLREGS
- a CDS encoding YkvA family protein, producing MTGSPWWDLALGLAAALLAAWLVLLLALVVARPRGNLLREALRLLPDVLRLVRRLAADRTLPRGVRVRLGLLLAYLALPVDLIPDFIPVLGYADDAIIVTAVLRSVVRRAGLDAVRAHWPGTEDGFAAVVRLTGLDRPRS
- a CDS encoding quinone oxidoreductase family protein is translated as MVRAVGITERGGPEVLAVVDRDVREPGEGEVRIAVRAAAVNPTDIGLREVGADLPPPWVPGMDAAGVVEAVGPGARRLRVGDEVMAAVSPRRPEGGAQAELLVVPESSAVPIPVGASLAEAATLPMNGLTAKLGLSLLGLRPGEVLAVTGGAGLLASYVIPLAKEADLVVVADAKAEDAELVRGFGADHVVPRGDGFVGAVREHAPDGVAGLYDTALLHERVFGAIRDGGDMVVVRGWRPEQTERGITVHQVMVGEALTRTDWLEELRDLAADGRLRLRVAGEYPPEEAAEAHRRMDAGGLRGRVVIRF